The following proteins are encoded in a genomic region of Spirosoma sp. SC4-14:
- a CDS encoding Rid family detoxifying hydrolase: protein MSKQIVYTDQAPAPIGPYSQAVSVPAGAGMLFVSGQVAIELAPQGDIRAETQKVMENIGAILTAAGMDYSNIVKSSIFVKDMNNFAAINEVYGQFFTSDPPARETVEVARLPKDVNVEISVIAVI from the coding sequence ATGAGCAAACAAATTGTTTATACCGATCAGGCTCCCGCCCCTATCGGTCCATATAGCCAGGCCGTGAGTGTTCCAGCAGGCGCAGGCATGTTGTTCGTTTCGGGGCAGGTTGCCATTGAGCTGGCTCCTCAGGGCGATATTCGGGCCGAAACCCAGAAAGTAATGGAAAACATCGGCGCTATTCTGACAGCCGCCGGTATGGATTATAGCAATATTGTGAAGTCGAGCATTTTTGTGAAAGACATGAACAACTTTGCCGCTATCAATGAAGTGTATGGGCAATTTTTTACCAGCGATCCGCCAGCCCGCGAAACCGTAGAAGTGGCGCGTCTGCCTAAAGATGTAAACGTCGAAATTTCGGTGATAGCGGTTATCTGA